Genomic window (Scleropages formosus chromosome 16, fSclFor1.1, whole genome shotgun sequence):
GCAATTTCTCTTCTCATTAGCAAGcttcttttattgcttttccCGGAGCGGCGACAAACTGTCCTGACCTGCTTCGTGTAAACAGAGCAAGCGGAGAGACAGTGGGCATGTGTGAAATGCCACGTTTACTAAAGGGACGGCGGCAAACTCTTAAGAGCCATTAAGGAAATGAGGGCTGAACATAACTGCGGCGAAACATTTGCGAAACGGTTGCGGTGGGGAAACTGCTGTTGTGCCGTAGAATGCGGTGCTAAACCAGCAAATAAACACACCGCAGTGTGTCCTCACAGGATGGACTTCGGtgctttttttgctgctttgccGCTGATATTCGTAACGGGAGACCGAACGTTGTCGTGCCGTGTGGACTCTGCGCTGAACGTCTTCGTCTCTCTGTGGCAGGGAACATCTTCGTGGTGAGCCTGGCGGTGGCGGATCTGGTGGTGGCCATCTACCCGTACCCCCTGGTGCTCACGGCCATCTTCCACAACGGCTGGAAACTGGGCTACATCCACTGCCAGATCAGCGGCTTCCTCATGGGCCTCAGCGTCATCGGCTCCATCTTCAACATCACGGCCATCGCCGTCAACCGCTACTGCTACATCTGCCACAGCCTGCGCTACGACAAGCTCTACAGCGACAGGAACTCGGTGTGCTGCGTGCTGCTCATCTGGGTGCTCACAGTGGTGGCCATCATCCCCAACCTCTTCGTGGGCTCCCTGCAGTACGACCCGCGGGTCTACTCCTGCACCTTCGCCCAGTCGGCTAGCGCCGCCTACACCATCGCCGTGGTCTTCTTCCATTTCATCCTGCCCATCCTCATCGTGACCTACTGCTACCTGCGCATCTGGGTGCTCGTGATCCAGGTGCGCCGGCGGGTCAAACCCGACAACCGGCCTCGGCTGTCGCCGCACGACGTGCGCAACTTCGTCACCATGTTTGTGGTGTTCGTACTCTTCGCTGTCTGTTGGGCGCCGCTCAACCTGATCGGCTTGGCGGTGGCCGTGAGCCCGGCCGCCGTGGCCACCACCATCCCCGAGTGGCTCTTTGTCTCCAGCTACTTCATGGCCTACTTCAACAGCTGCCTGAACGCCATCGTCTACGGGGTGCTCAACCAGAACTTCAGGAGGGAGTACAAACGGATAGTGGTCTCCGTGTGCACCGCCCGCATCTTCTTCCAGGACAGCTCCAACGACGCCGCAGAGCGCATCAAAAGCAAGCCTTCCCCTCTCATGACCAACAACAACCAGGTCAAAGTGGACTCGGTCTGAGCCTCAGGAAGCACTGTGAACCACATACCA
Coding sequences:
- the mtnr1aa gene encoding melatonin receptor type 1A-A, producing MVINGSHVNGSSVPQQQLALERPPWVATTLGCFLIFTTVVDIVGNVLVIVSVGRNRRLRNAGNIFVVSLAVADLVVAIYPYPLVLTAIFHNGWKLGYIHCQISGFLMGLSVIGSIFNITAIAVNRYCYICHSLRYDKLYSDRNSVCCVLLIWVLTVVAIIPNLFVGSLQYDPRVYSCTFAQSASAAYTIAVVFFHFILPILIVTYCYLRIWVLVIQVRRRVKPDNRPRLSPHDVRNFVTMFVVFVLFAVCWAPLNLIGLAVAVSPAAVATTIPEWLFVSSYFMAYFNSCLNAIVYGVLNQNFRREYKRIVVSVCTARIFFQDSSNDAAERIKSKPSPLMTNNNQVKVDSV